One Pullulanibacillus sp. KACC 23026 DNA segment encodes these proteins:
- the pyrF gene encoding orotidine-5'-phosphate decarboxylase, which translates to MKTTEPDQVISQKEVLVALDFPSYEKTKQFLKELGPYKPSVKVGMELFYQEGPRLIHDLKEAGYFVFLDLKLHDIPNTVKQAMKGLARLGVDMVNVHAAGGRPMMEAAREGLEAGAPAHTDKPLLIAVTQLTSTNQIILEKDLLIQEPLDKVIVTYARHAELSGLDGVVCSAWESKMIKTATRSDFLTVTPGIRLAGDDVQDQKRVATPSKARALESDYIVVGRSITKAANPAAAYETVCKEWSAEQ; encoded by the coding sequence ATGAAAACGACTGAACCTGATCAAGTGATTTCACAAAAAGAAGTCTTGGTGGCGCTCGATTTCCCAAGCTATGAGAAGACCAAACAGTTTTTAAAAGAATTGGGACCATATAAACCCTCTGTCAAGGTGGGCATGGAGCTTTTTTATCAAGAAGGGCCGCGCCTCATTCATGATTTGAAGGAAGCCGGTTATTTTGTCTTTCTCGATTTGAAACTTCATGATATTCCAAATACAGTGAAGCAGGCTATGAAAGGCCTGGCACGCCTTGGAGTAGATATGGTCAATGTCCATGCAGCGGGCGGCCGGCCAATGATGGAAGCTGCAAGGGAAGGGTTAGAGGCGGGGGCACCGGCTCATACCGATAAGCCTCTATTAATTGCAGTGACGCAGCTGACCAGTACGAACCAAATTATTTTAGAGAAAGATCTTCTTATTCAAGAGCCGCTGGACAAAGTGATTGTGACTTATGCAAGACATGCAGAGCTCAGCGGTTTGGATGGAGTGGTTTGTTCAGCTTGGGAATCTAAAATGATTAAAACAGCGACACGTTCTGATTTTCTTACAGTCACACCGGGTATTCGCTTGGCGGGAGATGACGTACAAGATCAAAAGCGGGTTGCCACCCCTTCAAAAGCAAGGGCCTTAGAGAGCGACTATATTGTTGTGGGACGAAGTATAACAAAGGCAGCAAACCCAGCTGCCGCCTACGAGACAGTGTGCAAAGAATGGAGTGCTGAACAATGA
- a CDS encoding dihydroorotate dehydrogenase: MKFDVHLPGLEMKNPIMPASGCFAFGQEYAAFYDLNVLGGMAIKAATLNPRFGNPTPRVAETTAGMLNAIGLQNPGVKKIIEKELPTLKSLCDTPILANIAGSTEDDYVEVARQLGQTGHVSALELNISCPNVKEGGIAFGTDPDIAARLTEKVKNVSGVPVYVKLSPNVADIVSMAKAIEAAGADGLSMINTLLGMRLDRKTGQPILANRSGGLSGPAIKPVAIRMIYEVSQQVSIPIIGMGGIQTVDDVIEFLMAGASAVAVGTANFVDPFACPKLIEALPQAMEERGVTDINDLIGISWKEAQKVI, encoded by the coding sequence ATGAAGTTTGACGTTCATTTACCTGGTTTAGAGATGAAAAACCCGATTATGCCGGCATCAGGCTGTTTTGCTTTCGGACAAGAATATGCCGCTTTCTATGATCTAAACGTACTCGGTGGCATGGCGATTAAAGCTGCAACATTAAACCCTAGGTTTGGCAACCCAACACCTCGAGTGGCTGAGACGACAGCAGGGATGCTGAACGCCATTGGCCTGCAGAATCCTGGAGTCAAAAAGATTATTGAAAAAGAACTTCCGACTCTAAAATCCCTTTGTGATACCCCGATTTTAGCGAATATAGCAGGATCAACAGAGGACGACTATGTGGAAGTCGCCCGTCAGTTAGGACAAACAGGACATGTATCTGCACTTGAGCTCAACATCTCTTGCCCCAATGTTAAAGAAGGCGGAATAGCCTTTGGGACCGACCCGGATATCGCTGCCCGCTTGACGGAAAAAGTAAAAAACGTCTCGGGGGTTCCTGTCTACGTTAAGCTGTCTCCAAATGTTGCGGATATCGTCAGCATGGCAAAAGCGATAGAAGCAGCGGGGGCGGATGGACTCTCTATGATTAATACACTTCTTGGCATGCGTCTTGATCGGAAGACAGGTCAACCGATCTTAGCCAACCGTTCAGGAGGCTTAAGCGGGCCGGCGATTAAGCCTGTTGCCATTCGGATGATTTATGAAGTCAGCCAACAAGTTAGCATTCCAATTATTGGGATGGGAGGTATCCAAACGGTTGATGATGTTATCGAGTTCCTAATGGCAGGAGCCAGTGCTGTAGCAGTTGGGACCGCTAATTTTGTTGATCCATTTGCTTGTCCGAAATTAATTGAAGCTTTGCCTCAGGCCATGGAAGAGCGCGGTGTGACAGACATCAACGACCTTATCGGCATCAGCTGGAAAGAAGCTCAAAAGGTCATTTAA
- a CDS encoding dihydroorotate dehydrogenase electron transfer subunit, with amino-acid sequence MEIVSNEGIAKDIFKLIVRGSLAKEVQEPGKFFHIKVGEGLFPLLRRPISLCDVNHEREEVTMIYRAEGDGTKALAKLQPGILVDVLGPLGHGFPVDEVPEGGHALLVGGGVGVPPLFLLSKMLRARGVSVTHVLGFQSEPIVFYENEFKTLGPTYIATVDGTHGTKGFVTTVMEQESLTFDTLFACGPIPMLKALEADYGNQPVYLSLEQRMGCGIGACLACVCHTKEDSTGASYKKVCTDGPVFRAGEVVLS; translated from the coding sequence ATGGAGATTGTAAGCAATGAAGGAATAGCGAAAGACATTTTTAAACTGATCGTTAGGGGCTCGCTTGCGAAAGAGGTGCAGGAGCCCGGCAAATTTTTTCATATTAAAGTCGGTGAGGGGCTTTTCCCCCTCCTTCGCCGCCCGATCAGTCTATGTGATGTGAACCATGAAAGAGAAGAAGTCACGATGATCTACCGAGCTGAAGGGGACGGAACAAAAGCATTAGCCAAGCTTCAGCCTGGAATCTTGGTCGATGTATTAGGGCCGCTTGGTCATGGCTTTCCAGTTGATGAAGTACCAGAAGGCGGTCATGCTTTATTAGTTGGCGGAGGAGTAGGTGTTCCGCCTCTCTTTCTGCTCTCAAAGATGTTAAGAGCGCGCGGAGTTTCCGTAACCCATGTTCTTGGCTTTCAATCTGAGCCCATTGTTTTCTATGAAAATGAATTTAAAACACTCGGTCCAACCTATATCGCAACAGTAGATGGAACGCATGGGACAAAGGGCTTCGTTACCACCGTGATGGAGCAGGAATCGCTTACCTTTGATACACTGTTTGCTTGCGGGCCGATCCCAATGCTTAAAGCCCTGGAAGCGGATTATGGGAATCAACCGGTTTACCTGTCACTTGAGCAGCGAATGGGCTGCGGCATTGGCGCCTGCCTAGCTTGTGTCTGTCATACAAAAGAGGATTCAACAGGTGCGTCTTATAAAAAAGTGTGTACAGATGGCCCGGTATTTCGTGCAGGTGAGGTGGTGCTATCATGA
- the carB gene encoding carbamoyl-phosphate synthase large subunit, whose amino-acid sequence MPKRTDIQKILVIGSGPIVIGQAAEFDYSGTQACRALKEEGYEVVLINSNPATIMTDTETADRVYIEPLNIDFVSRIIRKERPDGILATLGGQTGLNMAMELDQIGILEEYGIELLGTKLASIKQAEDRDLFRKLMVQLGEPVPESRIINNMEGAREFADLVGFPLIIRPAYTLGGTGGGIVNDSKGLEEIAANGLKLSPVHQVLIEKSIAGFKEIEFEVMRDGNDGTIAICPMENIDPVGIHTGDSIVTAPTQTLSDRDLQRLRSVSLRIVRALKIEGGCNVQLALNPNSENYYIIEVNPRVSRSSALASKATGYPIAKVAAKIAVGYHLDEIKNAITGTTYASFEPSIDYVVTKMPRWPFDKFESANRTLGTQMKATGEVLAMGRTFEESILKAVRSLEAGYDHLWSKPIAEKSDQELIDGILKMDDERIFYISEAFRRGTTIEEIWSLTKIDRYFLQKIKAIIDLEKELAENRNNDSVLEKAKRSGFSDRAIARIWGVHEREIYHHRKETGLFPVYKMVDTCAGEFESETPYYYSTYEEENESVRTDREKVIVLGSGPIRIGQGIEFDYATVHTVWAIKECGYEAIIINNNPETVSTDFSVSDKLYVEPLTVEDVMHVVELEKPKGVIVQFGGQTAINLAAELSARGVQILGTSLEAMDEAEDRDKFEQLMMRLDIARPKGKTAFSTKQAVAIASEIGYPVLVRPSYVLGGRAMEIVYKEAELIQYMTNAVKVNPDHPVLVDRYLVGTEVEVDGISDGKDVYIPGIMEHIERAGVHSGDSIAVYPPQSLSQTVKDKIIETTIKIAKGLKIIGLLNIQFVIQNEEVYVLEVNPRSSRTVPFLSKITGVPMANIATRAILGQDLVSQGFGTGYHQEPDEVFVKVPVFSFAKLRSVDITLGPEMKSTGEVMGRDQTLEKALYKGLLASGMTIPTFGSVLFTVADKDKEEALPLIKRFANIGYNILATEGTARLLEAEGIRATVVAKIDKGETGEQDLLSTIREGKAQFVVNTLTKGKQPARDGFRIRRESVENGVVCLTSLDTTEALLRVLESFCFSSEAMPAIERPKTVVMS is encoded by the coding sequence ATGCCTAAACGCACAGACATTCAAAAGATACTCGTCATCGGGTCAGGGCCGATTGTTATTGGTCAAGCGGCAGAATTCGATTACTCCGGAACACAAGCCTGTCGAGCTCTAAAAGAAGAAGGCTATGAGGTCGTGTTGATCAACTCGAACCCGGCGACGATTATGACGGACACCGAGACAGCAGATCGCGTTTACATTGAGCCCCTTAATATTGATTTTGTAAGCCGCATTATTCGTAAAGAACGTCCTGATGGCATTCTTGCCACTCTTGGCGGTCAAACAGGACTTAATATGGCAATGGAGCTGGATCAAATTGGGATTCTTGAAGAATACGGGATTGAACTGCTCGGAACCAAACTAGCTTCGATCAAACAAGCAGAGGATCGAGACCTTTTCCGAAAGCTGATGGTTCAATTGGGGGAGCCTGTACCAGAAAGCCGGATCATCAATAACATGGAAGGCGCCCGCGAATTTGCTGATCTAGTCGGTTTCCCGCTCATTATTCGTCCGGCCTACACACTTGGCGGAACCGGCGGCGGTATTGTCAACGATTCAAAAGGTCTTGAAGAAATCGCGGCTAATGGATTGAAGCTAAGCCCTGTTCATCAGGTGCTCATTGAAAAAAGCATTGCGGGTTTTAAGGAAATCGAATTTGAAGTCATGCGTGACGGGAATGATGGAACGATTGCGATCTGCCCGATGGAAAACATTGATCCAGTCGGCATTCACACGGGGGATTCCATTGTAACGGCACCGACTCAAACGCTCTCTGACCGCGATCTTCAGCGCCTTCGCAGCGTGTCATTAAGAATCGTCCGTGCGCTTAAGATTGAGGGGGGCTGTAACGTTCAGCTTGCCCTTAATCCAAACAGTGAAAATTACTATATTATCGAAGTCAATCCTCGCGTCAGCCGTTCATCCGCTCTTGCTTCTAAGGCAACAGGTTATCCCATTGCGAAGGTAGCGGCAAAAATTGCGGTTGGCTATCACTTGGATGAAATCAAAAACGCGATTACAGGAACGACCTATGCAAGCTTCGAGCCTTCGATTGACTACGTCGTAACCAAAATGCCAAGATGGCCGTTTGATAAGTTTGAATCGGCGAATCGTACCCTTGGTACCCAAATGAAGGCAACCGGTGAAGTGTTAGCCATGGGAAGAACCTTTGAGGAATCCATTCTCAAAGCGGTTCGTTCACTTGAAGCCGGTTATGATCACCTCTGGTCAAAACCGATTGCAGAGAAATCGGATCAAGAATTAATTGACGGCATCTTAAAAATGGATGATGAGCGGATTTTTTATATCTCAGAAGCGTTTCGCCGTGGCACCACCATTGAGGAGATTTGGTCTTTGACTAAAATTGATCGCTACTTCCTGCAAAAGATTAAAGCGATTATCGATCTTGAAAAAGAACTCGCGGAAAACAGGAACAACGATTCAGTTTTAGAAAAAGCGAAGCGCTCAGGCTTTTCTGACCGTGCTATTGCCCGCATTTGGGGCGTTCATGAACGAGAGATCTATCATCATCGTAAAGAAACCGGACTTTTTCCAGTCTACAAAATGGTGGATACGTGCGCGGGTGAATTCGAATCCGAAACCCCCTATTACTATAGCACCTATGAAGAAGAGAATGAGAGCGTTCGTACTGACCGCGAAAAAGTGATCGTGCTTGGATCCGGTCCGATCCGCATCGGTCAAGGAATTGAATTCGATTATGCGACGGTTCACACGGTCTGGGCGATTAAAGAATGCGGGTACGAAGCGATTATCATTAATAATAATCCAGAGACTGTCTCAACAGACTTTAGTGTCTCTGACAAATTATATGTGGAGCCGCTCACAGTGGAAGACGTCATGCATGTCGTGGAGCTTGAAAAGCCAAAAGGCGTTATCGTCCAATTCGGCGGGCAAACGGCGATTAACTTAGCAGCCGAGTTAAGTGCTCGAGGCGTCCAAATTTTAGGAACTTCACTAGAAGCAATGGATGAGGCAGAAGATCGAGATAAATTTGAGCAGTTAATGATGCGTTTAGACATTGCCCGTCCAAAAGGGAAAACCGCCTTCTCAACTAAGCAAGCTGTTGCGATCGCTTCTGAAATCGGCTATCCCGTTCTCGTTCGCCCGTCTTATGTGCTTGGGGGACGCGCGATGGAAATTGTCTATAAAGAAGCAGAACTCATTCAATATATGACCAATGCGGTGAAAGTCAACCCGGACCATCCAGTTCTCGTTGACCGTTACTTAGTTGGGACAGAGGTCGAAGTGGATGGCATTTCAGATGGCAAGGATGTCTACATTCCAGGGATCATGGAGCATATAGAACGGGCCGGTGTTCACTCAGGAGATTCCATTGCGGTATATCCTCCACAGAGTTTGAGTCAGACCGTCAAGGATAAGATCATTGAGACAACCATAAAAATTGCGAAAGGGCTCAAAATTATCGGCCTCTTAAATATTCAATTTGTTATTCAAAACGAAGAGGTTTATGTTCTAGAAGTGAATCCGCGCTCAAGCCGCACCGTTCCTTTTCTAAGTAAAATTACAGGGGTTCCAATGGCTAATATTGCGACTCGCGCGATTTTAGGTCAGGACCTCGTCTCACAGGGATTCGGTACGGGGTATCATCAAGAGCCGGATGAAGTTTTTGTTAAGGTGCCTGTCTTCTCTTTTGCAAAGTTAAGAAGTGTTGACATTACGCTTGGACCTGAAATGAAGTCAACGGGTGAAGTCATGGGCCGTGATCAGACATTAGAAAAAGCCCTTTATAAAGGATTGTTGGCAAGCGGTATGACGATTCCAACATTTGGTTCGGTTCTCTTTACCGTTGCTGATAAAGATAAGGAAGAAGCGCTCCCACTTATTAAACGGTTTGCTAATATCGGCTATAACATTCTGGCTACAGAAGGAACCGCACGTCTTTTGGAAGCTGAAGGCATTCGGGCAACAGTTGTCGCCAAAATTGATAAAGGAGAAACCGGTGAGCAGGATCTACTCAGCACGATCCGTGAAGGCAAAGCTCAATTTGTAGTTAATACGTTAACAAAGGGAAAGCAGCCGGCTAGAGACGGCTTCCGCATCCGCCGTGAATCGGTTGAAAATGGGGTGGTTTGTTTAACATCACTTGATACAACTGAGGCGCTGCTTCGAGTACTTGAATCCTTCTGCTTCTCTTCAGAAGCAATGCCAGCTATAGAACGACCCAAAACGGTGGTGATGTCTTGA